In Enterobacter ludwigii, the following are encoded in one genomic region:
- the bcsO gene encoding cellulose biosynthesis protein BcsO, which translates to MNHYDDLQRFKDKTRNQKYEFKDLSAQNLSPDHGSWAIMNQLAPATEESKLAMGGHVSLPQPQAVAPDVFASDERHERVESIDTIDSIESAETSTETSTESVLPPVDTDLPAVTAPSIFREVAGQLASQSAAPVAPSAQPAANPVVPTTTTAPAPSATAPADYSRLFATKAPEAKPTVEKNQPLQSLLERIASCR; encoded by the coding sequence ATGAACCATTATGATGATTTGCAGAGGTTTAAGGATAAGACCCGCAACCAAAAATACGAATTCAAGGATCTGTCGGCGCAGAACCTCTCTCCTGACCATGGAAGTTGGGCGATCATGAATCAGCTAGCTCCTGCAACAGAGGAGTCTAAACTGGCGATGGGTGGTCACGTTTCGCTGCCGCAACCGCAGGCTGTCGCCCCGGATGTCTTCGCGAGCGACGAACGTCATGAGCGCGTCGAAAGTATCGATACTATCGACAGTATTGAAAGCGCCGAAACCAGCACCGAAACCAGCACCGAAAGCGTTCTTCCTCCTGTCGACACAGACTTACCGGCGGTGACCGCCCCGTCTATTTTCCGTGAAGTTGCCGGACAACTTGCATCGCAATCGGCGGCACCCGTTGCGCCTTCTGCCCAACCGGCGGCTAACCCGGTTGTACCAACGACCACCACCGCACCTGCTCCGTCTGCGACAGCGCCTGCTGATTATTCCCGGCTGTTTGCAACGAAAGCGCCAGAAGCAAAACCCACCGTAGAAAAAAACCAACCTTTACAATCTTTGCTAGAAAGGATCGCTTCATGCCGTTGA
- a CDS encoding IS1 family transposase (programmed frameshift), translating to MASISISCPSCSATEGVVRNGKSTAGHQRYLCSHCRKTWQLQFTYTASQPGTHQKIIDMAMNGVGCRATARIMGVGLNTILRHFKKLRPQSVTSRIQPGSDVIVCAEMDEQWGYVGAKSRQRWLFYAYDRIRRTVVAHVFGERTLATLERLLSLLSAFEVVVWMTDGWPLYESRLKGKLHVISKRYTQRIERHNLNLRQHLARLGRKSLSFSKSVELHDKVIGHYLNIKHYQ from the exons GTGGCTTCCATCTCCATCAGTTGTCCCTCCTGCTCAGCTACTGAAGGCGTGGTGCGTAACGGTAAAAGTACTGCCGGACATCAGCGCTATCTCTGCTCTCACTGCCGTAAAACATGGCAGCTACAGTTCACTTACACCGCCTCTCAGCCCGGTACACACCAGAAAATCATTGATATGGCCATGAATGGTGTTGGATGCCGGGCAACCGCCCGCATTATGGGCGTTGGCCTCAACACGATTTTACGTCACT TTAAAAAACTCAGGCCGCAGTCGGTAACCTCGCGCATACAGCCGGGCAGTGATGTGATTGTCTGCGCTGAAATGGACGAACAGTGGGGCTACGTCGGTGCTAAATCACGTCAGCGCTGGCTGTTTTACGCGTATGACAGGATACGGAGGACGGTTGTGGCGCACGTCTTCGGTGAACGCACTCTGGCCACACTGGAGCGTCTTCTGAGCCTGCTGTCGGCCTTTGAGGTCGTGGTATGGATGACGGATGGCTGGCCGCTGTATGAATCCCGCCTGAAGGGAAAGCTGCACGTAATCAGCAAGCGTTACACTCAGCGAATTGAGCGGCATAACCTGAATCTGAGACAACATCTGGCAAGGCTGGGACGGAAGTCACTGTCGTTCTCAAAATCGGTGGAGCTGCATGACAAGGTCATCGGGCATTATCTGAACATAAAACACTATCAGTAA
- a CDS encoding IS5 family transposase, producing the protein MSHQLTFADSEFSSKRRQTRKEIFLSRMEQILPWQNMVEVIEPFYPKAGNGRRPYPLETMLRIHCMQHWYNLSDGAMEDALYEIASMRLFARLSLDSALPDRTTIMNFRHLLEQHQLARQLFKTINRWLAEAGVMMTQGTLVDATIIEAPSSTKNKTAINIEYMKASIRAKVEHPFRIIKRQFGFVKARYKGLLKNDNQLAMLFTLANLFRADQMIRQWERSH; encoded by the coding sequence ATGAGTCATCAACTTACCTTCGCCGACAGTGAATTCAGCAGTAAGCGCCGTCAGACCAGAAAAGAGATTTTCTTGTCCCGCATGGAGCAGATTCTGCCATGGCAAAACATGGTGGAAGTCATCGAGCCGTTTTACCCCAAGGCTGGTAATGGCCGGCGACCTTATCCGCTGGAAACCATGCTACGCATTCACTGCATGCAGCATTGGTACAACCTGAGCGATGGCGCGATGGAAGATGCTCTGTACGAAATCGCCTCCATGCGTCTGTTTGCCCGGTTATCCCTGGATAGCGCCTTGCCGGACCGCACCACCATCATGAATTTCCGCCACCTGCTGGAGCAGCATCAACTGGCCCGCCAATTGTTCAAGACCATCAATCGCTGGCTGGCCGAAGCAGGCGTCATGATGACTCAAGGCACCTTGGTCGATGCCACCATCATTGAGGCACCCAGCTCGACCAAGAACAAAACGGCCATCAACATCGAATACATGAAAGCCAGCATCCGGGCCAAGGTGGAGCACCCATTTCGCATCATCAAGCGACAGTTCGGCTTCGTGAAAGCCAGATACAAGGGGTTGCTGAAAAACGATAACCAACTGGCGATGTTATTCACGCTGGCCAACCTGTTTCGGGCGGACCAAATGATACGTCAGTGGGAGAGATCTCACTAA
- the bcsA gene encoding UDP-forming cellulose synthase catalytic subunit has protein sequence MKKFLYVLLVLAMLPVALLVIITPMDSQKQYIFGLLSIGVLFLMGFSKKRSVSVIMVVMSILLSTRYMYFRLTQTLHFNSEIETILGMGLFLAEVYVWVMLLLSYLQTVWPLKREIVPLPDDMTQWPTVDVYIPTYNEPLDVVRDTVLAAQCIDYPSDKMNIYLLDDGKRREFAVFAADVGVGYITRNDNNHAKAGNLNHAMKLTQGELITVFDCDHVATRIFLQATVGGFLKDPKLALVQTPHYFYSPDPFERNLSVGRNIPNEGSLFYGPIQQGNDNWNATFFCGSCAVIRRSALEEIGGFAVETVTEDAHTALKLQRRGWGSAFLDIPLAAGLATERLVLHVIQRTRWARGMTQIFRLDNPLFGRGLTIQQRLCYLSAMLYYQFALPRIAFLTAPLAYLLFNLNIIHSSASLVFAYALPHLFLAIYVNSRMNGRHRYSFWGEIYDLVLAFHIALPTVVTMFFPKRGKFNVTDKGALLDVGYFDFSVVRPHLIIALLLAAGVIAGIVRACAHDYFGVDPRVIALNVGWGLYSLIFLLAAIAVARETRQTRKTIRIDAEIPVLLHHASGVVSRSHTADLSMGGCRIVAPDDRHLDDEIEEIELLLQSGAILIPVKTIATDEESIRLMFEDIPLARRRELVRVVLSRADAWIHPPKPQDNPFRSLGTIMRCVFDLFWLTWKDRRENRRLRASQDQAASQEEGNA, from the coding sequence ATGAAAAAGTTCCTTTATGTTTTGCTGGTACTGGCAATGCTACCTGTTGCGCTGCTGGTCATCATTACGCCTATGGACAGCCAGAAACAGTATATTTTTGGTCTGCTCAGTATCGGTGTGCTGTTTTTAATGGGGTTTAGCAAAAAACGCAGTGTGTCTGTCATTATGGTGGTCATGTCGATTTTATTATCGACGCGCTATATGTATTTCCGCCTGACGCAAACCCTGCATTTTAATTCCGAAATTGAAACCATTCTTGGGATGGGGCTGTTTCTGGCGGAGGTCTACGTCTGGGTCATGTTGCTGCTGAGCTATCTGCAGACGGTCTGGCCGTTAAAACGCGAAATTGTGCCGCTGCCGGATGATATGACCCAGTGGCCGACGGTGGATGTCTATATTCCTACCTATAACGAACCACTGGATGTGGTGCGTGATACGGTGCTGGCGGCGCAATGCATTGATTATCCTAGCGATAAGATGAATATCTACCTGCTGGATGACGGCAAACGCCGCGAGTTTGCTGTTTTTGCCGCAGACGTTGGCGTCGGGTACATCACGCGTAACGACAACAATCACGCCAAAGCCGGTAACCTCAACCACGCCATGAAGCTGACGCAGGGTGAGTTGATTACCGTGTTCGACTGCGACCACGTTGCGACACGCATCTTCCTGCAGGCGACGGTGGGTGGTTTCCTGAAAGATCCGAAACTGGCGCTGGTGCAGACACCGCACTATTTCTACTCGCCGGACCCGTTCGAGCGTAACCTCTCCGTTGGACGTAACATCCCTAACGAAGGGTCGCTGTTCTACGGACCGATTCAGCAGGGCAACGACAACTGGAACGCCACCTTTTTTTGCGGCTCCTGTGCGGTGATTCGCCGTAGCGCGCTGGAAGAGATTGGCGGTTTTGCCGTAGAAACCGTTACCGAAGATGCTCACACCGCACTCAAGTTGCAGCGCCGTGGTTGGGGCTCGGCATTCCTGGATATCCCACTGGCTGCCGGTCTGGCGACTGAACGTCTGGTGCTGCACGTTATCCAGCGTACCCGCTGGGCGCGTGGGATGACGCAGATTTTCCGTCTGGATAACCCGCTGTTTGGTCGCGGCCTGACTATCCAACAGCGCCTGTGCTATCTGAGCGCCATGCTTTACTACCAGTTCGCGCTGCCGCGTATTGCGTTTTTGACCGCGCCGCTGGCCTATCTGTTGTTTAACCTGAACATCATTCACTCCTCAGCGAGCCTGGTTTTCGCCTATGCGCTCCCGCATCTGTTCCTCGCGATTTACGTCAACTCGCGCATGAACGGGCGGCATCGCTATAGCTTCTGGGGGGAGATCTACGACCTGGTGCTGGCCTTCCACATTGCATTGCCGACTGTGGTGACGATGTTTTTCCCGAAACGCGGCAAATTCAACGTGACCGACAAGGGTGCGCTGCTGGACGTGGGGTACTTTGATTTTAGCGTGGTGCGCCCGCATTTGATTATCGCCCTGCTGCTGGCGGCCGGAGTGATTGCCGGTATCGTTCGCGCCTGTGCTCATGACTACTTTGGCGTGGATCCGCGCGTTATCGCCCTAAACGTCGGTTGGGGGTTGTACAGTCTGATCTTTCTGTTGGCCGCGATTGCCGTTGCGCGCGAAACCCGACAGACGCGCAAAACCATTCGTATTGATGCGGAAATCCCGGTACTGCTCCACCATGCCAGCGGCGTGGTGTCGCGCAGCCATACCGCTGACCTGTCGATGGGCGGCTGCCGTATTGTGGCACCGGATGATCGCCATCTCGATGATGAGATTGAAGAGATTGAGCTGCTGCTGCAATCCGGCGCGATCCTCATTCCGGTAAAAACCATCGCCACGGATGAAGAATCGATTCGTCTGATGTTTGAAGACATCCCGCTCGCCCGCCGTCGTGAACTGGTGCGCGTGGTGCTCTCCCGTGCGGATGCATGGATTCACCCACCGAAACCTCAGGACAACCCGTTCCGTTCGTTGGGAACCATTATGCGTTGTGTGTTTGACCTCTTCTGGCTGACCTGGAAAGACCGTCGAGAAAATCGCCGTTTGCGCGCCAGCCAGGACCAGGCCGCTTCCCAGGAGGAGGGCAACGCATGA
- the yhjQ gene encoding cellulose synthase operon protein YhjQ yields the protein MPLICVCSPKGGVGKTTLTANLAYALARSGSKVLALDFDVQNALRLHFGVPLSDERGYVAKSAESSDWSQFVLTAGGNIFVLPYGEASEDQRLVFEERLTNDEHFLIRGLNTLLNYPGLIIVADFPPGPSAALKAMSRLADLHLVIMQADTASLSLLPHVENHRLTGDVLNRKAGHYFVLNQSDNRRQVSRDVTAFMEQKLGNQLLGVIHRDESVIEANASQQSVFDFSPASAAAFDIELIAKRVAGILGVKIGDGTVHSKPKMSGF from the coding sequence ATGCCGTTGATTTGTGTTTGTTCACCGAAGGGTGGTGTTGGGAAAACGACGCTCACGGCTAATCTGGCTTACGCCCTTGCGCGTTCTGGCAGTAAGGTCCTGGCGCTGGATTTTGACGTGCAGAACGCACTGCGTCTGCACTTTGGCGTGCCGCTGTCTGACGAGCGCGGTTATGTCGCCAAATCAGCCGAGTCCTCGGACTGGAGTCAGTTCGTATTGACCGCAGGCGGGAATATCTTTGTGTTGCCTTATGGCGAAGCCAGCGAAGATCAACGCCTGGTATTTGAAGAACGTCTGACGAATGACGAACATTTTCTGATTCGTGGCCTCAACACGTTGCTGAATTATCCGGGCCTGATCATTGTGGCCGATTTTCCTCCCGGTCCCTCTGCTGCATTGAAAGCCATGTCGCGCCTGGCCGATCTGCATCTGGTCATCATGCAGGCAGATACCGCCTCTCTTTCCCTGTTGCCTCACGTTGAAAATCACCGTCTGACCGGGGATGTCCTCAATCGAAAAGCGGGCCATTACTTCGTGCTCAACCAGAGCGACAACCGTCGTCAGGTCAGCCGGGATGTCACCGCATTTATGGAACAGAAATTAGGTAATCAACTTTTAGGCGTTATTCATCGTGATGAAAGCGTCATAGAAGCGAATGCCTCGCAGCAGTCGGTTTTCGACTTTAGTCCTGCATCCGCCGCTGCATTCGATATCGAACTCATTGCAAAAAGAGTCGCCGGAATCTTAGGCGTAAAAATCGGAGACGGCACGGTTCACAGTAAACCGAAAATGTCTGGCTTCTAA
- a CDS encoding IS6-like element IS26 family transposase, with protein MNPFKGRHFQRDIILWAVRWYCKYGISYRELQEMLAERGVNVDHSTIYRWVQRYAPEMEKRLRWYWRNPSDLCPWHMDETYVKVNGRWAYLYRAVDSRGRTVDFYLSSRRNSKAAYRFLGKILNNVKKWQIPRFINTDKAPAYGRALALLKREGRCPSDVEHRQIKYRNNVIECDHGKLKRIIGATLGFKSMKTAYATIKGIEVMRALRKGQASAFYYGDPLGEMRLVSRVFEM; from the coding sequence ATGAACCCATTCAAAGGCCGGCATTTTCAGCGTGACATCATTCTGTGGGCCGTACGCTGGTACTGCAAATACGGCATCAGTTACCGTGAGCTGCAGGAGATGCTGGCTGAACGCGGAGTGAATGTCGATCACTCCACGATTTACCGCTGGGTTCAGCGTTATGCGCCTGAAATGGAAAAACGGCTGCGCTGGTACTGGCGTAACCCTTCCGATCTTTGCCCGTGGCACATGGATGAAACCTACGTGAAGGTCAATGGCCGCTGGGCGTATCTGTACCGGGCCGTCGACAGCCGGGGCCGCACTGTCGATTTTTATCTCTCCTCCCGTCGTAACAGCAAAGCTGCATACCGGTTTCTGGGTAAAATCCTCAACAACGTGAAGAAGTGGCAGATCCCGCGATTCATCAACACGGATAAAGCGCCCGCCTATGGTCGCGCGCTTGCTCTGCTCAAACGCGAAGGCCGGTGCCCGTCTGACGTTGAACACCGACAGATTAAGTACCGGAACAACGTGATTGAATGCGATCATGGCAAACTGAAACGGATAATCGGCGCCACGCTGGGATTTAAATCCATGAAGACGGCTTACGCCACCATCAAAGGTATTGAGGTGATGCGTGCACTACGCAAAGGCCAGGCCTCAGCATTTTATTATGGAGATCCCCTGGGCGAAATGCGCCTGGTAAGCAGAGTTTTTGAAATGTAA
- the bcsB gene encoding cellulose biosynthesis cyclic di-GMP-binding regulatory protein BcsB — protein MKRLTTLAVLVGALFMMPLHAEDTSIESLLKLNEPAETPPVPPPGAPVFIPSVVNSISLAQMGFPEGISLTGGQFQGGASFTLPVDQVITTARLELNLKVSPAMVARNATMQLMLNGQPLGTVPLTVTDSDTARYQLDIPSALMVSSNNLSFKINDGDAMQCQRDLSDKYRVTIMADSRFELEGQQLDIGADLSHFPRPFFDSMQMTPAAIAMAFPAKLSGDTLSASALISSWMGIQADYRGVSFAAYHDRLPEKNGILIGHPGEQIGGLTLPATEQPLLKVVDNPANPVYKLLLVVGKDDASLRAAAWRLTRGNFAMQTPSVDVTTQTIPASKPYDAPRWIPTDRPVKLSELIRKDQSLTTTGLWHDALRVAFRAAPDLFLWDGETIPLHIGYRFPTESWIDEDRSWLSMTMNDTFLHNLPVNKQGALETLWHKLGGDARQEKFDMPLEPYMIYGDNQLSLYFNIQPKASAPCSVLLNNNIKSRIEDDSWIDLSHTRHFALLPNLSYFVGASFPFTRLADYSETVLMLPEKPTETQIATLLDMAARSGNATGTALGRNRVLLGVPTGGAGVELLNDRDVLAVTGLDQHDFNRAILNTSPFVMHDSTLGVREPTTWERIKRWIAGDWASDGLEADRYFSSNEAWRGFVSFRSPWNNDRLVVLAIGSNDEQLSRLHGDLASAKINAGIRGDAAVITNENGVRSFRVGEQFPSGEMPTQMRVIWYANQHSALLAILGLLFGCIVGSVLFVWLRNRAKRRLDLDNRK, from the coding sequence ATGAAACGTCTGACAACACTGGCTGTGCTGGTCGGCGCACTTTTTATGATGCCGCTGCATGCCGAAGACACCTCCATCGAGTCGCTACTGAAATTAAACGAGCCGGCGGAGACGCCACCCGTGCCGCCGCCGGGCGCACCGGTATTTATTCCTTCGGTGGTTAACAGCATCAGTCTCGCGCAGATGGGTTTCCCGGAAGGGATTTCCCTGACGGGTGGTCAGTTCCAGGGGGGCGCCTCCTTTACCCTGCCCGTGGACCAGGTGATTACCACGGCGCGCCTTGAACTGAACCTGAAAGTGTCGCCCGCGATGGTGGCGCGCAATGCCACCATGCAGTTGATGCTAAATGGTCAGCCGCTGGGGACGGTACCGCTGACCGTGACCGACAGCGACACCGCGCGTTATCAGTTGGATATTCCCTCCGCACTGATGGTGTCGAGCAACAACCTGAGCTTTAAAATCAACGATGGCGATGCCATGCAGTGCCAGCGCGACCTGAGCGATAAATATCGCGTCACCATCATGGCGGATTCCCGTTTCGAGCTGGAAGGGCAGCAACTGGACATTGGCGCTGATTTAAGCCACTTCCCGCGCCCGTTCTTTGACAGCATGCAAATGACCCCGGCGGCGATCGCCATGGCTTTCCCGGCGAAGCTCAGTGGCGATACCTTAAGCGCCAGTGCGCTGATCTCATCGTGGATGGGGATCCAGGCAGACTACCGTGGCGTGTCGTTTGCCGCCTATCATGACCGCTTGCCGGAAAAGAACGGCATCCTGATTGGTCATCCGGGCGAGCAAATTGGTGGCCTGACGCTGCCGGCTACCGAGCAGCCGCTACTCAAAGTGGTCGATAACCCGGCAAACCCGGTTTATAAGCTGCTGCTGGTGGTGGGTAAAGATGATGCCAGCCTGCGTGCGGCGGCATGGCGTTTAACCCGTGGCAATTTCGCCATGCAGACGCCGTCGGTGGATGTCACCACCCAAACGATCCCGGCGAGTAAACCTTACGATGCGCCGCGCTGGATCCCTACCGATCGTCCGGTAAAACTGTCAGAACTGATCCGTAAAGATCAGAGCCTGACCACCACGGGGCTGTGGCACGATGCGTTGCGCGTAGCATTCCGTGCGGCACCGGATCTGTTCCTGTGGGATGGCGAAACGATTCCTCTGCACATTGGTTACCGTTTCCCGACGGAAAGCTGGATTGATGAAGACCGTTCGTGGCTCAGCATGACCATGAACGATACTTTCCTGCATAACCTGCCGGTGAATAAGCAGGGGGCGCTGGAAACGTTGTGGCATAAGCTTGGCGGTGATGCGCGCCAGGAGAAGTTTGATATGCCGCTGGAGCCGTACATGATCTATGGCGACAACCAGCTCTCGCTGTACTTCAACATTCAACCCAAGGCGAGCGCCCCGTGTAGCGTGCTGCTGAACAATAACATTAAGAGCCGTATCGAAGACGACTCGTGGATTGATCTCAGCCATACGCGTCACTTCGCGCTGTTGCCGAACCTCTCTTATTTTGTGGGCGCGTCCTTCCCGTTCACCCGGCTTGCGGATTATTCGGAAACGGTGCTGATGCTGCCGGAAAAACCGACTGAAACGCAGATTGCCACGCTTTTAGATATGGCGGCACGTTCCGGTAACGCGACGGGAACGGCGCTGGGCCGCAACCGCGTGTTGCTCGGCGTACCCACTGGCGGGGCGGGTGTTGAACTGCTAAACGACCGCGATGTGCTGGCGGTCACGGGCCTGGATCAGCATGACTTTAACCGCGCGATCCTCAATACCTCGCCGTTTGTGATGCACGACTCGACGTTGGGCGTACGTGAGCCAACGACCTGGGAGCGTATCAAACGCTGGATAGCAGGGGACTGGGCATCAGACGGGCTGGAAGCCGACCGCTACTTCTCCTCCAACGAAGCTTGGCGCGGGTTTGTCAGCTTCCGTTCACCGTGGAATAACGATCGTCTGGTGGTACTGGCTATCGGCAGCAATGACGAGCAGCTCTCACGTCTGCACGGTGACCTCGCCTCAGCGAAAATTAACGCCGGGATCCGTGGCGACGCAGCGGTGATCACCAATGAGAACGGCGTGCGCAGCTTCCGCGTGGGTGAGCAGTTCCCGAGTGGCGAGATGCCAACGCAAATGCGGGTGATTTGGTATGCAAATCAGCACTCGGC
- a CDS encoding CHASE domain-containing protein: MSGLCSTVVLYQLIVESVDQRQQVYFDFRAREAAERIENRMATYQQVLRGTAGFFDVHDDVGREDFRRYSDRQALDQYLPGIQGVGFARAIRPADLQTHIDQVRAEGFPSYTVQPAGQRDLYSSIVYLEPFSGRNLRAFGFDMYSEPVRREAMQRSVDTGAIALSGRVRLQQETGVQEQSGFLIYQAIYATDQPAATVAERREQLCGWVYASFRMTDFLQGLLGEQERDLIIDIFDGEEMVEATRTHFGSSGRTDIRPRFESVHRLRMMGQTWTVRVHGSTSLLQRVDRGLPILIAVTGVLLSAMLAGLMFLLVSGRSRAEAAARAMTEDLSMERSRLSAILEGTRVGTWEWNVQSGETVFNEEWARIVGYKLQELESISIGHCCK; this comes from the coding sequence TTGAGCGGCCTGTGCTCCACCGTAGTGCTTTACCAACTCATCGTCGAGTCCGTCGATCAACGACAACAGGTCTACTTCGACTTCCGCGCCCGGGAGGCTGCTGAGCGCATCGAGAACCGCATGGCCACCTACCAGCAGGTCCTGCGGGGCACGGCCGGGTTCTTTGATGTGCATGATGATGTCGGACGTGAAGATTTCCGAAGGTATTCCGATCGCCAGGCTCTGGACCAGTACCTGCCTGGCATCCAAGGCGTGGGCTTCGCCAGGGCCATCCGGCCTGCCGATCTGCAAACCCACATCGATCAGGTCCGCGCCGAAGGCTTTCCCTCTTACACGGTGCAACCAGCAGGCCAACGAGACCTGTATTCCTCGATCGTGTATCTGGAGCCGTTTTCGGGACGCAACCTGCGTGCCTTCGGCTTCGACATGTATTCAGAACCCGTGCGGCGCGAGGCCATGCAGCGCTCGGTAGATACGGGTGCCATCGCGCTTTCGGGGCGTGTGCGTCTCCAGCAGGAAACGGGGGTTCAGGAGCAGTCGGGGTTCCTGATCTACCAGGCGATCTACGCTACTGACCAGCCAGCGGCAACCGTAGCAGAGCGCCGGGAACAACTGTGCGGCTGGGTCTATGCATCGTTTCGCATGACAGACTTCCTGCAGGGTCTCCTCGGAGAGCAGGAGCGTGACCTGATCATCGACATCTTCGACGGCGAAGAGATGGTTGAAGCGACACGAACTCACTTTGGCAGTTCAGGGCGTACCGATATCCGTCCAAGGTTTGAATCGGTGCATCGGCTGCGCATGATGGGACAAACCTGGACCGTTCGCGTGCATGGCAGCACGAGCCTTCTGCAACGGGTGGACAGAGGGCTACCGATCTTGATCGCGGTAACCGGTGTCTTGCTCAGTGCCATGCTGGCTGGGCTGATGTTTTTGCTGGTGTCGGGTCGGTCCCGGGCAGAAGCGGCGGCCCGCGCGATGACAGAAGACCTGTCTATGGAGAGGTCTCGATTGAGTGCCATTCTTGAAGGCACCCGGGTCGGCACCTGGGAGTGGAATGTCCAGAGCGGTGAAACCGTCTTCAATGAGGAATGGGCGAGGATCGTTGGATACAAGCTCCAAGAGCTTGAGTCGATCTCCATCGGGCACTGTTGCAAATAG